One genomic segment of Novisyntrophococcus fermenticellae includes these proteins:
- a CDS encoding carbohydrate-binding domain-containing protein → MSEGQIVVDAASDDVIHLILNGASITSSDGAVIDGKQSAKIIITLAEGTENTVTDGSSYSEIDEDEEPDAAIFSKDEITINGSGSLTVEGNYKNGIHGKDGLKIINGTITVDAANHAISGKDYIAVSGGTLNLTSAEDALHSATDVSITEGKITINAGDDAIHADSTVTIDGGIIQIEKSNEGIEGTVVTINSGDISVISSDDGINGSNGLTDDTATDETTDDMSGKGGMGGAMENDESVLVVINGGKLYINAEGDSIDSNGSLSITGGEIGIDGTISGGNGILDYNGTGEITGGTLVGVGTSDMAQLFSDSSTQYSLIYGYDSTQSAGTQVILKDSSGNEIASITPAKTYQAVIISNPSLTQGETYSLYSADTKVADITPDSVNIMTGTISGGQGGMGGGANGMDRGQGGGPGGADIGRSGTLGGPDSSGKEIQ, encoded by the coding sequence TTGTCGGAAGGCCAGATAGTGGTAGATGCAGCATCTGACGACGTAATTCATCTGATATTGAACGGAGCATCCATCACTTCCTCTGACGGTGCGGTCATAGATGGAAAACAGAGTGCTAAAATAATCATCACGCTTGCAGAAGGAACTGAGAATACAGTTACAGACGGAAGTTCTTACAGCGAGATTGATGAAGATGAGGAACCGGATGCTGCTATCTTCAGTAAAGATGAGATTACCATCAATGGATCCGGTTCACTCACAGTAGAGGGGAACTATAAAAATGGAATCCACGGAAAGGATGGACTGAAAATCATAAACGGAACGATCACTGTCGATGCTGCAAATCATGCGATAAGCGGCAAGGATTATATTGCTGTCAGCGGCGGTACTTTAAACCTTACCTCGGCAGAAGACGCACTTCACTCTGCAACAGATGTCTCCATTACGGAAGGAAAAATCACCATTAATGCCGGAGATGATGCTATTCATGCAGACAGTACGGTTACAATAGACGGAGGCATCATACAGATTGAAAAGAGCAATGAAGGGATTGAAGGAACCGTTGTCACTATAAACAGCGGGGATATATCGGTTATTTCCTCAGATGATGGAATCAACGGATCTAATGGGTTAACGGATGATACGGCAACAGATGAGACAACGGATGATATGTCAGGCAAAGGTGGTATGGGAGGAGCGATGGAGAATGATGAAAGTGTTTTGGTCGTAATTAATGGCGGAAAGCTCTACATCAATGCAGAAGGCGACTCTATAGATTCGAATGGCAGCTTGTCCATCACAGGCGGTGAGATCGGCATTGACGGAACGATTAGCGGTGGAAATGGAATTCTGGATTATAATGGAACCGGAGAGATTACCGGAGGTACCCTGGTAGGAGTGGGAACCTCGGATATGGCACAACTCTTCTCGGACAGCTCCACACAATACAGCTTGATCTATGGCTATGATTCCACCCAGAGTGCGGGAACACAGGTTATTTTAAAAGATTCTTCCGGGAATGAGATTGCTTCAATTACCCCGGCTAAGACATATCAAGCGGTGATTATAAGCAATCCTTCACTCACACAAGGTGAAACATATAGCTTGTATTCAGCTGACACGAAAGTGGCAGATATCACACCTGATTCTGTAAACATTATGACAGGAACGATAAGTGGAGGTCAAGGCGGCATGGGCGGAGGTGCAAATGGCATGGATAGAGGCCAGGGCGGCGGCCCAGGCGGCGCAGACATAGGTCGGAGTGGCACCCTAGGCGGCCCGGATAGTAGCGGCAAAGAAATACAGTAA